From the Homo sapiens chromosome 1, GRCh38.p14 Primary Assembly genome, one window contains:
- the ADPRS gene encoding ADP-ribosylhydrolase ARH3 isoform X1, translating into MRVAGISLAYSSVQDVQKFARLSAQLTHASSLGYNGAILQALAVHLALQGESSSEHFLKQLLGHMEDLEGDAQSVLDARELGMEERPYSSRLKKIGELLDQASVTREEVVSELGNGIAAFESVPTAIYCFLRCMEPDPEIPSAFNSLQRTLIYSISLGGDTDTIATMAGAIAGAYYGMDQVPESWQQSCEGYEETDILAQSLHRVFQKS; encoded by the exons ATGCGGGTGGCTGGCATCTCCCTGGCCTATAGCAGTGTCCAGGATGTGCAGAAG TTTGCCCGGCTCTCGGCCCAGCTGACACACGCCTCCTCCCTGGGTTACAATGGCGCCATCCTGCAGGCCCTGGCTGTGCACCTGGCCTTGCAGGGCGAGTCTTCCAGCGAGCACTTTCTCAAGCAACTCCTGGGCCACATGGAGGATCTGGAGGGTGATGCCCAGTCCGTCTTGGATGCCAGGGA GTTGGGCATGGAGGAGCGTCCATACTCCAGCCGCCTGAAGAAGATTGGAGAGCTTCTAGACCAGGCATCGGTGACCAGGGAGGAAGTGGTGTCTGAGCTAG GGAATGGCATTGCTGCCTTTGAGTCGGTACCCACCGCCATCTACTGCTTCCTACGCTGCATGGAGCCAGACCCTGAGATCCCTTCTGCCTTCAATAGCCTCCAAAGGACTCTCATTTATTCCATCTCacttggtggggacacagacaccATTGCCACCATGGCTGGGGCCATTGCTGGTGCCTACTATGGGATGGATCAGGTGCCAGAGAGCTGGCAGCAAAGCTGTGAAGGCTACGAGGAGACAGACATCCTGGCCCAAAGCCTGCACCGTGTCTTCCAGAAGAGTTGA
- the ADPRS gene encoding ADP-ribosylhydrolase ARH3, producing MAAAAMAAAAGGGAGAARSLSRFRGCLAGALLGDCVGSFYEAHDTVDLTSVLRHVQSLEPDPGTPGSERTEALYYTDDTAMARALVQSLLAKEAFDEVDMAHRFAQEYKKDPDRGYGAGVVTVFKKLLNPKCRDVFEPARAQFNGKGSYGNGGAMRVAGISLAYSSVQDVQKFARLSAQLTHASSLGYNGAILQALAVHLALQGESSSEHFLKQLLGHMEDLEGDAQSVLDARELGMEERPYSSRLKKIGELLDQASVTREEVVSELGNGIAAFESVPTAIYCFLRCMEPDPEIPSAFNSLQRTLIYSISLGGDTDTIATMAGAIAGAYYGMDQVPESWQQSCEGYEETDILAQSLHRVFQKS from the exons ATGGCCGCAGCGGCGATGGCGGCAGCGGCAGGTGGAGGGGCTGGCGCGGCCCGCTCCCTCTCGCGCTTCCGAGGCTGCCTGGCTGGCGCGCTGCTCGGGGACTGCGTGGGCTCCTTCTACGAGGCCCACGACACCGTCGACCTGACGTCAGTCCTGCGTCATGTCCAGAGTCTGGAGCCGGACCCCGGCACGCCCGGGAGTGAGCGGACAG aAGCCTTGTACTACACAGATGACACAGCCATGGCCAGGGCCCTGGTGCAGTCCCTGCTAGCCAAGGAGGCCTTTGACGAGGTGGACATGGCTCACAG ATTTGCTCAGGAGTACAAGAAAGACCCTGACAGGGGCTATGGTGCTGGAGTAGTCACTGTCTTCAAGAAGCTCCTGAACCCCAAATGTCGCGATGTCTTTGAGCCTGCCCGGGCCCAGTTTAACGGGAAAGGCTCCTATGGCAATGGAGGTGCCATGCGGGTGGCTGGCATCTCCCTGGCCTATAGCAGTGTCCAGGATGTGCAGAAG TTTGCCCGGCTCTCGGCCCAGCTGACACACGCCTCCTCCCTGGGTTACAATGGCGCCATCCTGCAGGCCCTGGCTGTGCACCTGGCCTTGCAGGGCGAGTCTTCCAGCGAGCACTTTCTCAAGCAACTCCTGGGCCACATGGAGGATCTGGAGGGTGATGCCCAGTCCGTCTTGGATGCCAGGGA GTTGGGCATGGAGGAGCGTCCATACTCCAGCCGCCTGAAGAAGATTGGAGAGCTTCTAGACCAGGCATCGGTGACCAGGGAGGAAGTGGTGTCTGAGCTAG GGAATGGCATTGCTGCCTTTGAGTCGGTACCCACCGCCATCTACTGCTTCCTACGCTGCATGGAGCCAGACCCTGAGATCCCTTCTGCCTTCAATAGCCTCCAAAGGACTCTCATTTATTCCATCTCacttggtggggacacagacaccATTGCCACCATGGCTGGGGCCATTGCTGGTGCCTACTATGGGATGGATCAGGTGCCAGAGAGCTGGCAGCAAAGCTGTGAAGGCTACGAGGAGACAGACATCCTGGCCCAAAGCCTGCACCGTGTCTTCCAGAAGAGTTGA
- the TEKT2 gene encoding tektin-2 isoform X1, whose translation MATLSVKPSRRFQLPDWHTNSYLLSTNAQLQRDASHQIRQEARVLRNETNNQTIWDEHDNRTRLVERIDTVNRWKEMLDKCLTDLDAEIDALTQMKESAEQNLQAKNLPLDVAIECLTLRESRRDIDVVKDPVEDELHKEVEVIEATKKALQQKVSQAFEQLCLLQEVQQQLNSDHRGKMETLEIDRGCLSLNLRSPNISLKVDPTRVPDGSTTLQQWDDFSRFNKDRAEAEMKAATELREATALTIAETNNELEAQRVATEFAFRKRLREMEKVYSELKWQEKNTLEEIAELQEDIRHLEEDLRTKLLSLKLSHTRLEARTYRPNVELCRDQAQYGLTDEVHQLEATIAALKQKLAQAQDALDALCKHLARLQADIACKANSMLLDTKCMDTRRKLTVPAERFVPEVDTFTRTTNSTLSPLKSCQLELA comes from the exons ATGGCCACGCTGAGCGTCAAGCCAAGTCGGCGCTTCCAGCTGCCCGACTGGCACACTAACAGCTACCTGCTATCCACCAATGCCCAGCTGCAGCGAGATGCTTCCCATCAGATCCGCCAGGAGGCCCGGGTGCTCCGCAACGAGACCAACAACCAG ACCATTTGGGATGAACATGACAACAGGACTCGACTGGTGGAGAGGATTGATACTGTCAACCGGTGGAAGGAGATGCTGGACAAGTGTCTGACAGATTTAGATGCCGAGATCGATGCCCTGACACAG ATGAAGGAGTCAGCAGAGCAAAACCTGCAGGCCAAGAACCTGCCTCTGGATGTGGCCATTGAGTGCCTGACCCTGCGGGAAAGCCGGCGAGACATTGATGTGGTGAAGGACCCTGTGGAGGATGAGCTGCATAAAGAGGTGGAGGTCATCGAGGCCACCAAGAAGGCCTTGCAACAGAAGGTCAGCCAGGCCTTCGAGCAGCTCTG CCTCTTGCAGGAAGTCCAACAGCAGCTCAACTCCGACCATCGGGGCAAAATGGAGACACTAGAGATCGACAGAGGCTGTCTCTCTCTCAACCTCAGATCCCCAAACATCTCGCTGAAGGTTGACCCCACACGTGTACCTGATGG CTCCACCACACTCCAGCAGTGGGATGACTTCAGTCGGTTCAACAAGGACCGAGCGGAGGCTGAGATGAAGGCAGCCACAGAGCTGAGGGAGGCCACTGCTCTAACTATTGCTGAG ACCAACAACGAGCTTGAAGCCCAGAGAGTTGCAACGGAATTTGCCTTCAGGAAGCGGCTGCGGGAGATGGAGAAAGTGTACAGTGAGCTCAAGTGGCAAGAGAAGAAT ACCTTGGAGGAGATCGCTGAGCTGCAGGAGGACATCCGGCACCTGGAGGAGGATCTGCGCACAAAGCTCCTGAGCCTGAAGCTGTCCCATACCCGGCTAGAGGCCAGAACCTACCGGCCCAACGTGGAACTCTGCCGGGACCAG GCACAGTACGGCCTCACCGACGAGGTTCACCAGCTAGAGGCAACCATCGCTGCCCTGAAGCAGAAGCTGGCGCAAGCACA GGACGCACTGGACGCCCTGTGCAAGCACCTGGCCCGGCTGCAGGCTGACATTGCCTGCAAGGCCAACTCCATGCTGCTGGACACCAAGTGCATGGACACACGGCGCAAGCTGACCGTGCCTGCTGAGAGGTTCGTGCCTGAGGTGGACACCTTCACACGTACCACAAATAGCACCCTGAGTCCACTCAAAAGCTGCCAGCTGGAGCTGGCCTAG